The Neovison vison isolate M4711 chromosome 5, ASM_NN_V1, whole genome shotgun sequence genome includes a region encoding these proteins:
- the TPT1 gene encoding translationally-controlled tumor protein, with the protein MIIYRDLISHDEMFSDIYKIREIADGLCLEVEGKMVSRTEGNIDDSLIGGNASAEGPEGEGTESTVITGVDIVMNHHLQETSFTKEAYKKYIKDYMKSIKGKLEEQRPERVKPFMTGAAEQIKHILANFKNYQFFIGENMNPDGMVALLDYREDGVTPYMIFFKDGLEMEKC; encoded by the exons ATGATCATCTACCGGGACCTCATCAGCC ATGATGAGATGTTCTCCGACATCTACAAGATCCGGGAGATCGCGGACGGGCTGTGTCTGGAGGTGGAGGGGAAG ATGGTCAGTAGGACAGAGGGTAACATTGATGACTCGCTCATTGGTGGAAATGCCTCCGCTGAAGGCCCGGAGGGCGAAGGTACCGAAAGCACAGTCATCACTGGTGTTGATATTGTCATGAACCATCACTTGCAGGAAACCAGCTTCACAAAAGAAGCCTACAAGAAGTACATCAAAGATTATATGAAATC cATCAAAGGCAAACTTGAAGAACAGAGGCCAGAAAGAGTAAAGCCTTTTATGACAGGGGCTGCAGAACAAATCAAGCACATCCTTGCTAATTTCAAAAACTACCAG TTCTTTATTGGTGAAAACATGAATCCAGATGGCATGGTTGCTCTGCTGGACTACCGTGAGGATGGTGTGACCCCATATATGATTTTCTTTAAGGATGGTTTAGAGATGGAGAAATGT TAA